CCGTATCAATAATGTGAGCCATTCCTATTAAATAGCGGACAATGGTACCTACTCGATCTAACATTTCGAAATCAACTTCCCGTATGGTCTCATCTCCATTGCTATTGGTTAAATACGAGACCCGGTCCTGCAATACTGGAATGAGTATTTGGTAGCTTGAAAGGCGACTTTGACAATCTGCAAACCTCAGGCGCAAGTATTGCAAATATCTTATCTTATCAGCTAAGAGGTTTTTCGTCGCCAACGTTGTACTTACCTCTCTTTCGAACTCTCTAAGCACGTTTGTTTTGCGATCTAAACCCCACTTTACAAGATGTCTATCTAGATATTCCAAGGTTTCAACAGTTGGCAATATCCATCCAAAAGACTTGGTTGTTTTACCCTGCCAGTCCTTGACATCATAGTCAGAATGTGCTGTCAAAGCCTCGTTGAACAATCCATAGAGTAGTTCTTCCCAGCGATTAATGGCCTGATCTGAATATTCCAAGTAAGTCGACATCGTTGATAAATCTATTTAAAATGATCATGGGCAAGCATCCTCATCGCTGTTTCCTCTCCCGAAACTTTAATATACTTCATGAAAGCTAATTCCGTTTTATGACCTGTTATACGCATTATGTCAATCGTCGGTACTGATGCAAGATATGCATTGGTTGCAAAAGACCGGCGAGCTGTATGAGTCGAAATGACTTTATGTTTTTCAACATAAGAAATCACACGTCTCCCACCTTTCGTGATTGCTGTTTCCGTCATCTCATTAAGCCCGGCCCTATTTCCAATCTCTTTAATATACTCATTCATTTTCTGGTTACTTATAGGACTTGGGATAGCAGACGCATATTTCTCGAAAATTTTTGATACCCTGGGATTAATGGGGATGGTAACCTGTGATTGGGTCTTGCTTGTAATAATTTTCAACAATTGCCCATTGTGAATAATGTTCTCTTTGCGGAGCTGGGAAAAGTCAGAGAATCGCAAGCCAGTGTAGCATCCAATCAGAAATAAGTCGCGGACTCTATCAAGTTTTTTATCTTTTTGTAAGTCTAACTCAAAAATTTTATCTAAGTCGATATTTCTCAAGTATATCGCTACTGACTCTTCATTGGGCTTATTAAATTCATCACTTTCAAATATTCTATTATCATGAAGCCCTTCTGCTCCCGCAGCGCGCATCCAAGCTTTTAAATGCTTAATCTGGTTACCAATGCTATTGCTCGCATATTGTTTGCTGTTCGTTAGCCACTTGATAAACTTCTGATGAAAATTAAGATCAATACTGTCG
This Dyadobacter sp. UC 10 DNA region includes the following protein-coding sequences:
- a CDS encoding site-specific integrase yields the protein MKRTLNDVKFILKDPSSESATLIYLIYRFNGLRLKYSTGEKAIPANWNLSEQRFFINQQDRVQRRNCKEANMQLDRYQAKVLELRRSFDLSGLEVTPELFKSHLNKEFKKRTPLEKVVKRRETLLEFAQRFIDESKSGERLVRRRNKRYMPVTLKTHQTTLTNLYEFQAFRNLQIDFDSIDLNFHQKFIKWLTNSKQYASNSIGNQIKHLKAWMRAAGAEGLHDNRIFESDEFNKPNEESVAIYLRNIDLDKIFELDLQKDKKLDRVRDLFLIGCYTGLRFSDFSQLRKENIIHNGQLLKIITSKTQSQVTIPINPRVSKIFEKYASAIPSPISNQKMNEYIKEIGNRAGLNEMTETAITKGGRRVISYVEKHKVISTHTARRSFATNAYLASVPTIDIMRITGHKTELAFMKYIKVSGEETAMRMLAHDHFK